In Betta splendens chromosome 3, fBetSpl5.4, whole genome shotgun sequence, the genomic window ATGGTTAAAACAACCGTAGAAAGATAACATACATTGACACTGGCACTGAGAATGAAGAGCGCGTCCACATAAGGTATTCATAAAAAGCTAGTGCACGTGCGCTTGTGATCCTCAAAGTCAGGTATTTTCTGCCACCCAGTGGTTTTAGACTGTTACTGCATTTAAATTGACCTGATAACTACTACTGTGGGTttgaaaacagaaagaaacctAAAAGGGTCGAATAGGGTGGCATATACAAAACCAGTTCAATATATAGCTGTAAATTTATTTAAGGTTAGAATAATCTGGAAAATCGTTTTCACTGCACGGTGTGCAGGTAAGCAAAACACTTGCACTCAACACACAACATGACATAGGTGGTCGCGCAGCCCAATCACTGACTCCTAATGTAATGTGTAATCTCGTTTAGCGGTACCAAGTAGCAGGCTCAGGCTACGCGAGAGAATTGTTGTCGCACGAATGCGCGTCCACGCGCACGCAAACTCGGCCACGGCGACGGCAGGTTGTGTTCGTAGGACCTTCCGTTGTTCATGTGAAAAGGAGCGCTTTAAATTAGAATACGTTAATGCTTCAAAAAGGTACATGTTGAACATGTTTAATCCTGTGCAAATATGTAATTCTGTCCAAACATTTgtaaattatttacttttaaaaaCCACTGCAGTGTTGTGGGCTGAATAATATGCTGGATTTGCCCAGACGTTAGTCATCACAGCAATATAACATGGTGTGCTGACAAACACATGTCAACGACCAACTATTTGTAGTCCACTAAATGTTGCAAACATGCAAATACTACTATTCAAAAGTACGTACATGTTGGATATATTTATAAACTatactttaaaaacaaattaaataaattcatgGTAGAGTTTATCTTAAAACAGTCAAACTGAAAAGGATTCTATTTCTTTTAGTTGATACTCATCAAATGCTAACACAGAGGGTATCGATGTGCTTGGTGTACTGTGTTGTTACAATATCAATATCATCACAATATCAATCTGCAATATCTCATATTTTGTACTGCGTCCCTTACAATAAGGAATACCTCATATTTTCTTCTTCAATCATCCATTTTCCATTCCTTAATGCTATAAAATTTGAACAACATGCTCTTTTTAAATTTACTTAAGtaccttgttttattttcttgtacagtaaatactgttGTTATTCTATCccgtttgttgttttgtttaatgttttattgctgttgcaaacaaaataattttcccattgtgggattaataactTTATATCGTATCACAAAACATGCTGCAACTATAAAACTGaattaatgtgtaaatattcTGAGCAAAACTATTTCAAGGAAGCttttgaacattttattttatgtaagCAAGCAACTGATTTTTGTGGTAACACAAATGTGACTGTCAGTTGTGGTGGAAACATTTTTAATCACTTTATATAATGCAGTGAAGTTTTATCTATTATAATAATACATCATAATTTATTAGTTGGTTGTATTTTGTCTTCAAAATGTACATCTGAAGATTATCTAAGATTTATCAACAGTACTTGAGTGCAAAACCTCAGAAAACGGTCCTGGATTATTTCCACGACCTGTGAAACAGCTACAGTGGTTGGAGATCGGCGATGACATTACAGAATACGAGCGCACGCAAACGCACCAACGCCTGCCCTCCTCGTCGCTCGGCCTGAAAGCGATTCACTCTGGTGACGTCACTCGCAGAGTTGTCATGGCGTCTTTGGGAccgaggctgctgcagctgcaattTAGCTAAAATCTGTCGACAGCCCGTAGGTCGAAATGGAGAAAAATGCAAACCTACGCCGAGACGCCGACGGGAGCTCCCTGTGCGCGACGATTGCTGGAGAGATGGGTGACGTTTCCGCTGTCGCTGCGGTGAAAGGAGCCGCGGAGAAATGCAGGAACAGTGAGGCTCCTCTCAGTACTTTGGTGAACGTTAGTTGTAATAACAGCACCGCCAGCGTTAGCGCCTCCGGCGACGCTCACGTCCTCCCGGCTGCGGGGGGGTCCGTGGAGCCACGACTCGCCGAAGCCCCCCGCGCGGACGCCGAGGCGAGCGCGTCGCGGTCCCGGGATCCGATCAGTAACGGGATGGGGCACGAGTCGCTGCTGGCTGCGGGAGATAGCGAGGGTGGCGCCTCAAAGTTAGTAAACAACAAAAGCGACGGCTCGTCCTCGCCTCCCGCCGCGGAGCGCACGCGCGTGCAGCCGGAGGCTTCGGCTCGTGGAGAAAGTGAGCCGAAACTTAGCAAACCGACGCATCTGTGTCCCGACGGCGCGGACGCGGTCAAATCGGGGCTGGGGCCGCTGACAACCCCGTCGGAGGGATTGCCGAGCGGGAGCGACCCCGATCCCAGCCTCGGCGGGGAGTCCCGAAGCATAGATTCCCTGGAGTCGTTCTCCAACCTCAACTCGTGCCCGAGCTCCGACCTGAACAGCGAGGGGCTGGAGGACAGGGGTCTGGCCCTGGCGCTGCGCAGCGAGTACGCGGCGGACGGGACGAGGACGTCGTGCGCCGCCGCCAAGGACCGGGTCGCCGGCCAGTCCATCTACCACATCAAGTGGATcaagtggagggaggagaacaCGCCGATCATCACCCAGAACGAGAACGGCCCCTGTCCGTTACTGGCGATCATGAATGTCCTGCTGCTGGCGTGGAAGGTAACGCGTCTGTGGAAATAGACCCGCTAGGTAGTTATGAGACTGGAGAATGTGCTGTATTACATGTGCATTAGACATGAACTGCAAGTTGAGTGCTGAGGAGGAAAACGTGGCTTCGCTCGGTTCAATAGTAATAAACCGAGGAACAACCTGTAACTCGTGCTTGTGTTGCAGGTAAAGATGCCGCCAATGATGGAAATTATTACGGCCGAGCAGCTGATGGAGTACCTGGGTGAGTGTTTGCTCCTGTTATAAGACATGATACCATGATATGACGCATGGTAACAGTGGGGATGGTTCCTATCCACACGCCTACCTGGAGCCATTCCCCTTCTGGGCTTCTCCACAATGACGTCCACACCCTAATAACCTACTACAGTAAGAGCTCCACTTTGAATGAGCGCTGCCCGTCATCGCTTGCAGTCACGGTGAAGTCCCCCGATGCTCCCGGCGTTGAGTTTCAGCAGCCATGTAAACAGTGTCGCGTTTCACTTCTCCTCAGTCCAGTTGTTACACACTTAAGGTCAGGTGTCTGTTTTCCCCGAGTCACCGGAGGGAGAGACCGGAACCGGGGAATTCCCCCACGAGCCCGTCCTGTGCTGCTGGCAAGGAAACAGGACCTGTCTCGTATCTGgacgcctcctgctcctcataATTCAAATGGCTCAACAATATCAACAGTGTGTCTGGTTTCAGCTGCTCGCTAGCGCCTCCACTCAGCTCCGTTGGAGCCTCTGCCGTGGATGGAAATATTCCACATCTCGGCCATGTGTGTGAACTCCTTCACCTCGCCGGGATTGTTGAATGTGTGCGTCACGCGGTTAAATATATGCGGATTCCTTCCGTTTCCTACTTGCGGTATTTGGGCAGATGCACTCAAAGTTAGTCC contains:
- the mindy2 gene encoding ubiquitin carboxyl-terminal hydrolase MINDY-2 isoform X3 — protein: MEKNANLRRDADGSSLCATIAGEMGDVSAVAAVKGAAEKCRNSEAPLSTLVNVSCNNSTASVSASGDAHVLPAAGGSVEPRLAEAPRADAEASASRSRDPISNGMGHESLLAAGDSEGGASKLVNNKSDGSSSPPAAERTRVQPEASARGESEPKLSKPTHLCPDGADAVKSGLGPLTTPSEGLPSGSDPDPSLGGESRSIDSLESFSNLNSCPSSDLNSEGLEDRGLALALRSEYAADGTRTSCAAAKDRVAGQSIYHIKWIKWREENTPIITQNENGPCPLLAIMNVLLLAWKVKMPPMMEIITAEQLMEYLGDYILETKPKEISEAQRLNYEQNMSDAMAVLHKLQTGLDVNVKFTGVRVFEYTPECIVFDLLDIPLYHGWLVDPQMHDIVKAVGNCSYNQLVEKIISCKQSDNSELAGEGIVAEQFLSSTATQLTYHGLCELTSTVQEGELCVFFRNNHFSTMIKFKGQLYLLVTDQGFLTEEKVVWESLHNVDGDGNFCDSEFRLRPPSDPETVYRGQQDQIDQV